A single window of Bombus pascuorum chromosome 1, iyBomPasc1.1, whole genome shotgun sequence DNA harbors:
- the LOC132915473 gene encoding cell adhesion molecule Dscam2 isoform X11 — protein sequence MLARCLIFVGAAAAVTSAGGHGFDAHLRGPSFVIEPPSRVEFSNSSGAWLDCTATGSPPPNIDWSTADGHPVNDVPGVRRVLRNGTLVLLPFPAAAFRQDVHSAAYRCVASNSVGRVLSRDVQVRAVVAQAYKVDVEVIGGASRGCTAVLRCVVPSFVKDLVRVVSWLQEPSFYIYPSLQGDGKFHLLPTGELLVHSLEFSDQIHGYRCRTMHRLTRQVVVSSVANVRIADHRGVMPPVILENSGVVHVAQDESTSLVCVAQACPTPEYRWYAQTGSEPMLVLSGPRTRLLGSVLALEAVTLEDSGIYRCSASNPGGEASAEIRLIVTAPLHIEVTPPLLSVHLGGNAEFRCEVSTHPQAGPHFVTWYKDGRQLPGSGRQSELLRLNGISREDRGMYQCIVRRAEGDTAQASAELQLGDAPPMLLYSFIEQTLQPGPAVSLKCSAAGNPTPQVSWALDGFPLPTNGRFVIGQYVTVHGDVISHVNISHVMVEDGGEYSCTAENRAGKVTHAARLNVYGLPYIRLIPKVTAVAGETLRLKCPVAGYPIEEIKWERANRELPDDLRQKVLKDGTLVITSVQKKGDAGVYTCSARNKQGHNARRSGDVAVIVPPIIEPFTFQEGLSEGMRTRTVCGVAAGDPPLTISWLKDGQSPFPLPPNLASVANISQLDPYSSLLSITNLAAEHSGDYTCVAANPAAEVRYTAKLQVKGN from the exons GTGCAGCCGCGGCGGTGACATCCGCGGGTGGTCATGGATTCGACGCGCATTTACGCGGGCCAAGCTTCGTGATCGAGCCACCGTCAAGGGTGGAATTTTCGAATTCGAGCGGCGCCTGGCTGGACTGTACCGCGACAGGAAGTCCCCCGCCCAACATCGATTGGTCGACCGCGGACGGACATCCGGTGAACGACGTACCGGGAGTGCGGAGGGTGCTGAGGAACGGCACGTTGGTCCTTTTGCCGTTTCCGGCCGCCGCGTTCCGGCAGGATGTGCACAGCGCGGCCTACAGATGCGTGGCGAGCAATTCCGTCGGTAGAGTGCTCAGCCGTGACGTCCAGGTCAGGGCAG TGGTAGCCCAGGCATACAAAGTCGACGTGGAGGTGATCGGAGGTGCATCGAGGGGCTGCACGGCGGTGTTACGATGTGTCGTTCCTAGTTTCGTGAAAGATCTGGTGCGCGTGGTATCCTGGTTGCAGGAACCATCGTTCTACATTTATCCTTCTCTACAAGGAG ACGGGAAATTTCACCTTTTACCAACCGGGGAACTTCTGGTCCACAGCCTGGAGTTCAGCGATCAAATACACGGCTACAGATGTCGAACGATGCATCGTCTCACTAGACAAGTGGTAGTGAGTTCCGTGGCCAACGTAAGGATAGCAG atcACAGAGGGGTGATGCCGCCGGTGATTCTTGAAAACTCTGGCGTTGTTCACGTCGCACAAGATGAATCAACGTCGTTAGTCTGCGTAGCGCAGGCCTGCCCTACTCCTGAATATCG ATGGTACGCACAAACCGGTTCCGAGCCAATGCTGGTACTCTCTGGACCAAGGACCAGATTGCTCGGGTCTGTTCTGGCCCTCGAAGCTGTGACGTTAGAAGATAGCGGTATTTATCGTTGTTCTGCGTCCAATCCTGGTGGCGAAGCTAGCGCAGAAATTCG GCTCATCGTTACAGCCCCGCTACACATCGAAGTGACGCCGCCGTTGTTAAGCGTCCATTTAGGAGGTAATGCCGAATTTAGATGCGAGGTCAGCACGCATCCACAAGCTGGACCACACTTTGTTACCTGGTACAAGGATGGTCGCCAGCTGCCAGGCTCCGGCAGACAATCAGAATTATTGAGGCTGAACGGTATCAGCAGAGAAGATCGTGGAATGTATCAGTGTATCGTCAGACGAGCGGAGGGTGACACTGCTCAGGCCTCTGCGGAACTACAATTGGGCG ACGCACCACCGATGTTGCTCTATTCGTTTATCGAACAAACGTTGCAACCGGGCCCGGCTGTATCCTTAAAGTGCTCCGCTGCTGGGAATCCAACACCGCAGGTCTCCTGGGCCTTGGACGGCTTTCCTTTGCCAACCAACGGAAG GTTCGTTATCGGTCAATACGTGACAGTTCACGGCGATGTTATATCGCACGTCAATATCAGTCATGTGATGGTGGAGGATGGAGGAGAATATTCTTGCACAGCTGAAAATCGAGCAGGGAAAGTCACTCACGCTGCACGCCTCAACGTTTACG GTCTTCCATACATTCGACTAATTCCAAAGGTAACTGCCGTCGCCGGCGAAACTCTTCGCTTGAAGTGTCCAGTGGCTGGCTACCCGATCGAGGAAATCAAGTGGGAGCGGGCAAATCGCGAATTACCGGACGATCTCCGGCAGAAAGTGCTTAAGGACGGCACTTTGGTCATCACGAGCGTACAGAAGAAGGGCGACGCAGGGGTGTACACGTGTTCAGCAAGGAACAAACAAGGACACAACGCGAGAAGATCGGGAGACGTCGCAGTGATCG TACCCCCTATTATTGAGCCATTTACGTTTCAAGAGGGACTATCCGAGGGGATGCGGACGCGGACGGTGTGCGGGGTCGCGGCGGGTGACCCACCCTTAACTATATCCTGGCTAAAAGACGGCCAAAGTCCTTTCCCTTTGCCGCCGAATCTCGCCTCCGTCGCAAACATCTCCCAACTGGATCCTTATTCGAGTCTCCTCAGTATAACGAACCTCGCGGCCGAGCACTCCGGCGACTATACCTGCGTCGCCGCGAACCCCGCCGCCGAGGTCAGGTACACGGCCAAGCTACAGGTAAAAGGTAACTAG